CTTATCCTCGGCAATCTTGTAATAGGCTTCAAGATAGATATTTAGGAACTTTTCAACGTTTATTTTTGGCAGTAAACTCTCTATTGGCAAGTTCTGCTCCAATCTTCTCGGGATTTCCAAAACCAAACGAGGGTCAAACTCTTCAATGCCAAAAGTTTCTAGGGCTCTTGCTAGGGCTTCACGGTAGGCTTCTTTAGAGTCTGTGAGCGTGCCGTCCAAGTCTATGATTATCCCTTTGACTTTAAGCTTCATCCTTCCGCCTCTTTTGCCAGTTGAAAGGCTTTTGTTTCGATAAGTTTTTATTCTATGGTTTATTGTCTAAAAGGATGCCTACTAAAGGATATAAAAGGTTGAAGGTTTGGAGTATTAGCCTATGGTTAGGAAGGCGCGGATACGCCTAACAAGCACAGACTATAAGAAGCTCGAGGAAGTATGCCAAGAGCTTAAGGCGATAGCCGAAAAAACAGGGGTGAAAATGACAGGGCCTATTCCGTTGCCTACCAAGAGGCTTAAGGTTCCAGTTTTGAAGTCTCCATGCGGTGAGGGAACAGCTACATGGGACAAGTGGGAACTACGCATCCATAAACGTCTAGTGGACATTGACGCTGAAGAACGCGCCATGAGGCGGATTATGCGTATCCGCGTCCCAGAAGAAGTACATGTGACAATAGAACTTCTTTAGGCGTTTTCAGCTGGACTACGAGTTTACAGAATTTGGAGCTATACTGGTAAAAGTATGAATGATGCCAATGTTAAGACTAAACTTGTGGTGAAGGCTAAAGCCCAAACAACCTTGTTCCAGAAGAAGACTTTTAGGCCGTCAAGCATTCCGAAGGGGATTAGGTTGATGAAGGCTATCCAGGCATTTATCGCGAAACTCAGTAGAAACAAATACTCAAAGCTGCCCGCTGGGGCAAAATGCGCAGCGATAAGAAACACCATGGACAATAAGATGTTTGTGAATGGTCCGGCTATTGAGATTTTACCAACACTTCTCTTGCTTGTTAACCCCGAAATGACCACTGCTCCCGGTGATATTATTTTGAAGCGTGGCAAAATAATGGATATGGCCGTTAATACTAAGCCAAAAAGTATTATTCTGAATTCCGCCCATAAGCCGTTTTTCTGAGCTGTGAACTTGTGGGCTAATTCGTGGATTAGAAAGGAGGCCATTACTATAACTCCAAAGGCGAGGAGCATCGGAACCCCTCCGATATTTTTGATTGTTCTGGGCGAAATTCCTAGGGACAGTCCTATGCCAAAAACAACCAGCGCCGCCACCGCAAAATGCATGACTTCTTTGGTGCTGAAGTGAATTTTCCTTCTAGTTTCTATTGGGATATATGTGATTGTGTATTCAAGCGGCTTCCATGTTTGGGAAGCTCTTGTTTGCTCTTCCTTTACTGGTGCCCGTGCCGTTTCGATTCTTGGGCATTCATGGTTTTCTGGTAGACGGTGCTCGGTGCAGAAATACCCTCCACAGTAAGGACATTTAAACGGCAGAAAGGTCTCTGTTCCACATTTTTGACACTTCATTTTGAGGCGCCTTTTAACCGCTTAAAATGAGGTTTTGCTCTTTATATGTTTCTATGGGCGATGGGTTAAACGTTAATAGGAGTAAACGTCCAGTTAATTTGAAAGGGTGGAGAAAGCGTGAAGGCTTTCAGTTTCGTTCATGCCGCAGACTTGCATTTGGGCTATTCTCAATATGGTTTAGAAGTGAGACGTGAAGACTTTGACAAAGCGTTTAAGGAGCTTGTTGACAAAACCCTTGAGCTAAAACCGTCATTCCTCATAATTTCTGGAGACCTTTTCCACAATGCCAGACCATCCAACGTAACACTGGAGAATGCCATAAAAAACTTCAGCAGACTCCGCGAGGCCGGCATTCCAGTGCTGGTTGTTGACGGCTCCCACGACTCTGCGCCAAACGTTGTCACCAGCACAATTCTCAACCCATTGGACAGTGCCGGGCTCATCTACTATCTGCCAAGACATGAGGGGGCTTGTTGGCGGAAACCGGAATGCTGCTACGTTTACGGAGTGCCCAACTATCGGACTAGGCGTAAAACTGAGGAGATGCTTCCAGCTTTTATGGAGCAGAACAAACCAACGCCTGACCCTTCACTGTTCAATATTTTCGTTTTTCACATGGCACTGGATATTCCAGAGGTTAATCCGCCCTACATAGAGGCTGAAGCCCCAGTTGAGCTTATACCCGAAGGCTTCAATTACTATGCTGCTGGACATGTTCACAGATCCTACATGGGAACGCTAAAAACCGGATTACTCGTTTACCCAGGAAGCACAGAGACAATAAACTATGACGAGGCTGGGAACGAGAAAGGCTTCTACTATGTGGAAGTGAACGAGAAAGGAGAGGTTACTCCACAGTTTATAAAGTTGGAGTCTCCCCGCAAATTTGTTGTTTTAGAGCAAGACTTCACTGGTGTTACTGCGTCGAAAATCACTGAACTCGCTGTGCAACTCGTGAAGGGCGCCGACGAAGAAGGTGCTGTTTTAATTCCAGTTTTGCGTGGTGTCTTGCCCGTTGAGGCTAGCCGTGCAGAGGTTGATGTCGCCCAAATTAGGGGCGCGGCTGAAAAGGCTTTGCTTGTCCATCCGGTTATTTTGCTGCGGGAGAGCGAAGTTCCAGAGGCTGTTGTTCGCTCCATATTCGAAAGCGAAATCAAGGATTTGAAAACGAAAAGCTTCGAATACTTCCTCCAAATCTTCTCTGAACGCTATGGCCCGCAAGAAGCTGAGAAAATTGCCAAGGCTGCTGTCAACCTAATTGAGCCGCTAACCAAAAAGCAAGACGAAAAGGTTAGGCAGATTCTGGAGGAGCTTCTCCAATGAAAATCGAAGTTGTCCAGTTGGAGAACATTCGCTCCCACGTGAAGTCCACAGTTCCATTTGCAAGAGGCTTCAACTGTCTTGTTGGCGGTTTGGGTTGCGGAAAATCCAGTATACTTTACGCCATAGACTTCGCCCTTTTCGGAGACCCCCTTGGAAGGAGTTACGACTATCTATTACGGGATGGTGCTGAAACTGGAAAAGTTGTTGTCCAGTTCACCCACAACGGCAAAAGCTACACTATATCGAGGGGTTTAAAGAGGCGTGGGAAGGGCATAAGCCAAGACCTTGACGAGCTTAAACTCTTTGAGGGCGAAACCCTAATTGCAAGTGTGAAAAGCGACGCTGTTGCAGAACAATTGAAGGCTATTACGGGATTGGAGAAGGAGCTTTTCCGAGAAATAGTCTGGGTTCGCCAAGAACACCTAAAAGAGCTTTTGGACGCCCCGCCGAGAGAGCGGCAAAAACGCCTAGACGAACTCTTCGGTTTGTCAGAATACGAAACAGCATGGAGCAATATGGCTGGTTACCAGAAAGAATACGAAGGCGAAAAAAGAGCATACGAAAAGGACCCGGACATAGTTGGAATTAAAAAGCTTAATGAGGATTACAACAGCCTAGCCAGAGACTTCGCCCAGCTAGAGGTTGACATCCAAGAAAATACGAGAAAACTGGGCGAAGCCAAAAAGGCTTTGGAGGAGGCAGACCAGAAACTCAAAAAACTTGAGGAGCTTAGAACATCCGTAGAGAACCTCAAACGCAGGGAAGCCCAGATACAAGCCAGCCTAGCAAGCCTTGAAGATTCTCTGGCTTCGCTGGCTGAAAAATTTGAAGGGAAAAAAGCAATAATTGAGAATTTGAAGCAGCGCATCAACGCTATGGAGTCGCAAGCAAACACCTACAAGGAAGCGCTTAAAGCGGTTGGGGTTCCAGCAGACCAGTCTATCGAAACCTTGAGGCAACACCTTTCAGCCTTCGACGAGCAAATCGCAAGCCTAAAAGCAGAACAAGAAGCTATTCTCAGAAATCTCCAAGCAGACCAGCGAAGGCTTTCATCGCTTTCAACTGAAAACCGGTGCCCGCTCTGCCTCCAGCCTCTAACTGCCGATTACAAGAACAGCCTAGTGGAGCGCATCCAAAAGGAAAACAGCGAAAGGCAAATGACCATAAGCCAGCTTCAAGAAGACATCGAGGAACTGCAGCAGATAAGGGAGAAAGCCAGCTCCGCCATATCCAACCTTCAGGCTTTGCTGCCGAGAATTGAAGACTTGAAAGCCCGCTTAAACGAGGAGTCTAAGGCTTTAGCTGAGCTTTCAACGGAATTTGAGGAAAAGCAGAAAATGGAAAACACGTTGAGAGTTCAGCTTGAAGGCATAAGGGCGGAAATTGGCAGATTTGACATGTCTCAGCTTGAAACCGCCAGAAGGCTTAGAGAACAAGCCTTTCAGCAGTATTATAGACTTGAAGCTGACCTGCGAACTAAGGAAAACCGAAAGAAGGACATGATGCAGCGGTTGGATGAAATTAAGGAGCGCATAGACCAGGCCCAGAAAAAATTGGAGGAGTTGGAAAAGCTTGACAAGCTTTTGGGCGTTATAAGTAGCATACGTGACGCCTATAGGAGCATTCAGCCAAAACTGCGAAGCGAATTTGTAAAAGTCTTGAAGAATTTTGTTCAGCAAATCCTAGACAGCCTGGTAGGCGAAGAAGGAGCGCCCATAAACATCACGATAGACGAGACTTATACGCCGTATGTGATAAGCGAGACTGGTGTGGAAAGAGAAGTTTCAAACCTTTCTGGTGGAGAGCGCACCCTAATAGCCTTCGCATACCGCCTCGGGCTTGGTCAACTAATAATGCAGTCCAGAACCGGTCATGGCTTAAGCCTCCTACTGCTTGACGAACCCACTGAAAGCCTTGGAAGG
This sequence is a window from Candidatus Bathyarchaeia archaeon. Protein-coding genes within it:
- the rpsJ gene encoding 30S ribosomal protein S10; amino-acid sequence: MVRKARIRLTSTDYKKLEEVCQELKAIAEKTGVKMTGPIPLPTKRLKVPVLKSPCGEGTATWDKWELRIHKRLVDIDAEERAMRRIMRIRVPEEVHVTIELL
- a CDS encoding AN1-type zinc finger domain-containing protein, giving the protein MKCQKCGTETFLPFKCPYCGGYFCTEHRLPENHECPRIETARAPVKEEQTRASQTWKPLEYTITYIPIETRRKIHFSTKEVMHFAVAALVVFGIGLSLGISPRTIKNIGGVPMLLAFGVIVMASFLIHELAHKFTAQKNGLWAEFRIILFGLVLTAISIILPRFKIISPGAVVISGLTSKRSVGKISIAGPFTNILLSMVFLIAAHFAPAGSFEYLFLLSFAINAWIAFINLIPFGMLDGLKVFFWNKVVWALAFTTSLVLTLASFILLPV
- a CDS encoding DNA repair exonuclease, translated to MKAFSFVHAADLHLGYSQYGLEVRREDFDKAFKELVDKTLELKPSFLIISGDLFHNARPSNVTLENAIKNFSRLREAGIPVLVVDGSHDSAPNVVTSTILNPLDSAGLIYYLPRHEGACWRKPECCYVYGVPNYRTRRKTEEMLPAFMEQNKPTPDPSLFNIFVFHMALDIPEVNPPYIEAEAPVELIPEGFNYYAAGHVHRSYMGTLKTGLLVYPGSTETINYDEAGNEKGFYYVEVNEKGEVTPQFIKLESPRKFVVLEQDFTGVTASKITELAVQLVKGADEEGAVLIPVLRGVLPVEASRAEVDVAQIRGAAEKALLVHPVILLRESEVPEAVVRSIFESEIKDLKTKSFEYFLQIFSERYGPQEAEKIAKAAVNLIEPLTKKQDEKVRQILEELLQ
- a CDS encoding SMC family ATPase; this encodes MKIEVVQLENIRSHVKSTVPFARGFNCLVGGLGCGKSSILYAIDFALFGDPLGRSYDYLLRDGAETGKVVVQFTHNGKSYTISRGLKRRGKGISQDLDELKLFEGETLIASVKSDAVAEQLKAITGLEKELFREIVWVRQEHLKELLDAPPRERQKRLDELFGLSEYETAWSNMAGYQKEYEGEKRAYEKDPDIVGIKKLNEDYNSLARDFAQLEVDIQENTRKLGEAKKALEEADQKLKKLEELRTSVENLKRREAQIQASLASLEDSLASLAEKFEGKKAIIENLKQRINAMESQANTYKEALKAVGVPADQSIETLRQHLSAFDEQIASLKAEQEAILRNLQADQRRLSSLSTENRCPLCLQPLTADYKNSLVERIQKENSERQMTISQLQEDIEELQQIREKASSAISNLQALLPRIEDLKARLNEESKALAELSTEFEEKQKMENTLRVQLEGIRAEIGRFDMSQLETARRLREQAFQQYYRLEADLRTKENRKKDMMQRLDEIKERIDQAQKKLEELEKLDKLLGVISSIRDAYRSIQPKLRSEFVKVLKNFVQQILDSLVGEEGAPINITIDETYTPYVISETGVEREVSNLSGGERTLIAFAYRLGLGQLIMQSRTGHGLSLLLLDEPTESLGREDGSIDRLAEAISRFKAVEQIIAVTHSEAFAEKAEHVIRVEKEAGESKISVEK